TAATCAAAACATATAAGACAGACATAAAGGAAACCCTCAGCAGGGAGATCTGACGTGGGTTTACggcttcacttttcaaatgTTGGCCATCACAGAGGAGTTTGATGCATGAGACACTCAGCTGTTTATTCTAGTTAGACTAGCCTAGTTAGTTAGATTTTGCTAAATGCAGGTGTGCACATCAGTGACTTATCAGAGGTTGcatctcatgttttttttttttgtttttaattaaatgtttaatcTTAGAGCCCAAACaaatataggatttttaagactgataccAAAACCAatatttgatgatttaaaaatctgatagtCCAATATATCggccagtattttttttctttcagatgcaCGAAACGCACACAGATTTTCCTAACATTTGTtctgtgtagttatttatttactcatttacgCTCTGCCCGACTgcgctcagatcagctggttgtcgTGTTTCAGGCCTTTCCAACAGTGCGCTGCCAATAaagaagttgcagagtgccctctggtggacaaacacTCCTAACATGTCTGAAGGATGTTTCTCCCagctcttctttcctttttaaacTTTCAGATTTCAGCTGTTATAAATGCCGATGTAGACTGATTGGGAAATAGCTAATATCGGCCAATAATATCGGCATGCTGACACTCCACGTAACTTgtagagctaaaaaaaaaacctggcatTTTGGAAGTAATGCTACAAGTTGTGATGCTACATCAAATTTCCAtctattattatcattactacTTAAATTATGGATGTCTTTACTTGCTAAGGTATTCCttaatttttaaagtaaatcaCTGATTTACTTTTGTCTCATGCACAGTCTTGGTAACAGATTCCGAAGCGCCGCTGTGAATGAATGAACAGTGTTGGCGATATTATGAGGAACAAAtgcttcttgtttttgtgtgtttgttttataacTCTCACAGAGAAGCAGACGGGTGAGCGCCACTGCACAGTTTGTTCTGTACTGAGAATTATGACAGGGAAGTGTTACAGGCTTCCCTCTGATTGTCCCTCTGGCAGGttaaaaatgaactgttttgttttttgtttttttaaaaaagggaagCAAATCACTGTTAAAGGTCCTGTTCTCAGTTATATTCTAACTAAAGGTGATGTGGTCCTCTACCCACACAGTCTTAATAAGGcactttaattcacttttttaaacattaaaactcTTAATATATTGctagttttttttgttctacAGTCCTTCAGCACCTCCTAGAGAGCAAACAAGGACCTGTTACCCAAACTCCATCGTTATTGCTAACCTAAAGCGTTCATGTTAAATTAACAGCTGTCGTGGCTGCGATCCGAGTTTTTAGGAGCATTCAGTATCTGCCTCTCCTCTGATTTTCTCTTTCCCTGTGTTGTTGTGAGCACTCATTTGATTAAATCTCTCTTGATCAACCCAGACAAGCTGTCGCTCGAATATGCGCTAATTAAATCTGTCAAATGAAAGCGAAAGCTCTGTCTCAGTGTGCACGCTTACTCGAGGGAAATAAACTTTGGTCCAAATTTTCATACGCAGTCCTGAAATTCCCCCGTGCCCTGCCAAAGTCCTCTGAGAGAACTGCGATACATAGAAAACAAGTGCAACAAAGCTATATTCAGAAAGCTTTACATTGTGTGACTGTTTTTGCGAAGGCTCGGCCGAAATCCAAGACACGAGTCATTCTTGATTCTTCCCCTATATACACATATCTACATTCTGATCATTGCCTTCACTGAGGCTACAAAGGAACCCAAAGTAGTGTGAAGGCCACTTGTCAGCATTATAATTAAATAAGACATTAACCACTGAAGCGCAGCTTTAAACTGCCAGAAAACCAGCGCCCTTTTTTAGAGACTGCAACAGTAGAAAATCTAAATACACTCGGGTGAAATGTCACCGCAGTTTCTTCCATGGCCAGTAAAGATGAACAGAGCAGGGTTTTCAGACACTCCAGGAATTATTTGAAGTATTTCCCTCTCAGTATGGGCCTTTTTGAGTTTAAGtcctcaaaataaaaaaaagaagaagaagaaaaaaaacctcaaacaaCCAGGATGATCACCCTCTTCGTGTGCAAGCTGATGCAGTCCAGACACTACAGGTCCTCTGTGTAGATGATACAGGGACTAGTATCCTCAGTTGACTCCAGTTGCACTGTGGAGACATACCAACGGCGGGAGCCTGCAGCATTGTAGTTGAGCGTGGTACGATAAGTGTTCTTGGCATGTTTCGGGTAGATAATGGTGGTGCTCTGGTAGCTGATGGGCCTCTGCCGTGGCTCCAGGTACACTTGGGTTTTGTAGCTCCTCCAAGTGCAGTTTCGCACCGCTACCACCGTCTCGCTGAAGGATGTGGCTGTAGGAACAGGGGTGCAAAGCACCTGGTCACGGTAGTGTTTGTCGGAGTCATACTTGATCTCAGAGTTACACCTGAAAGCAACAAGGTGACTGTTTAGTAACTCACGTGAAACTGATCAATAGGTGGCAGTGTTGACAAGAGAACAACAGTCAAAAGAATGCGAACAAAGCATCTTAATGCAAGCAGTGCCACATCTTTGCATTTCCTCTTACTTGATTTCCTGCTCCGGTTTGGGGTTGACCTCGATGCTTTCTCCATAGAACACGGGGTGCATGCGGGTCTTTGGGTCTGTTCCCGTGGAGTTCAGCAGCAGGTAGGGCAGCTGTGCAAAAGAAACAGGAGTTACAATCTCATCAAATCCCAACAGAGCCAGTTCAAAACACTGCACGACCCCACGTGTATTAATTATTTTGATtataaacattttctttaacaAGCTGTCACCATATCATCCTAAAGGTAAAGTTGACATCTTTACAGCGATTAAATAATTCAtagtatcatttaaaaaaaaataaaaatcagtgccTCTATAACATCATTGACTATAACATCATTATCATTATAATCCTTCACACACTAATGCTTCAATACTTCTATAACTTTGTTTCTTGTGTCTTTTGGCAAATGAAGTTAACTCAGCATACACGTAGTTATTCGTGGTATTATAATATGTGCATTACTGATGCAATATCAGTAGTTCCCTTTCAAACCCCATGGTTATGATTAATGCAGAGTTAAAGTGATACCCATAGTTTGCTTCAAGCACACTGTAGGGGGCAAAGTTAGATTACCTTGGTTATGTTATATAATCTGCCTGTTTAAACCAGCTCTGATTGTGCACTGACCCACCGACCTACAAGACTGCCCCCtctgcagccatcagaggaCACACAAACTGGCACTGTACAATGCGACGGACCATTTTCTTTGTGCGATTTAAAACTCTGACCCGTCTGAATCAAATCCCACCACAGCCGCAACTCTGGCCCCTCTCACATTACACAGGAGAGGCCGTCACATGCTGCGGTCTGGACTACACATGCCACAACAGGGGACGAGCGAGAGAAGGCCAAGGGCGCTGCAGATCACTGTGTGAAGCTCGTCTTACCTACAGCCTACGATCATCACCGCACAGTATCTGAACGGTGGCACTGAACTTGAACAGCTGCTACGCAGGCCTGAACGAAGCTGAACTGCAGCCTCGTTCAGTTTCCGCCGCTGCTACTTGGCGACCTGGAAACAGTGTGCGAGTATGCGATTGTC
This sequence is a window from Archocentrus centrarchus isolate MPI-CPG fArcCen1 chromosome 9, fArcCen1, whole genome shotgun sequence. Protein-coding genes within it:
- the rflna gene encoding refilin-A isoform X1; translation: MVGHLHLQAMDDSLKGKNREGLLDSPDSGLPPSPSPPFCSLSPGLIESRSGSCTTPVESHHGYYKKESREGKLLPYLLLNSTGTDPKTRMHPVFYGESIEVNPKPEQEIKCNSEIKYDSDKHYRDQVLCTPVPTATSFSETVVAVRNCTWRSYKTQVYLEPRQRPISYQSTTIIYPKHAKNTYRTTLNYNAAGSRRWYVSTVQLESTEDTSPCIIYTEDL
- the rflna gene encoding refilin-A isoform X2, translated to MQHPGRRMTLLPYLLLNSTGTDPKTRMHPVFYGESIEVNPKPEQEIKCNSEIKYDSDKHYRDQVLCTPVPTATSFSETVVAVRNCTWRSYKTQVYLEPRQRPISYQSTTIIYPKHAKNTYRTTLNYNAAGSRRWYVSTVQLESTEDTSPCIIYTEDL